The following is a genomic window from Deltaproteobacteria bacterium.
AACAGGGATCTCCCTTACCAAAAAAAAATCGAAGCTCAGGTTTGCTTCCTTTCGGGTGACAACATGGATGGCAGAGTGTATCTGGATCTGCCGGAAAGCCACTCTCGTCTGTCCGATTTTCTAAACTACAGCATGCAGTTTTTTTGCCTCGAAGCAGAGGACAAGGAGTATCTGATAAACTCCCGGTTCGTCAAGATGGTCCGCCCCAGCCTATCAGAGTGATAACAGTCCGCTCTGGCCCTCCTCTGGTTTTCCGCAAGACCAAATATGTCTCAGTGCAATTGCCAGGCATGATTCCTGCAGGGAGCACTCGGATAGTCTTCAGTCGAAAGGTAGAGGTTCGTCCATGGACATTGCATCTCTGATCGGGGTTATTTCAGGCGTTATGCTGGTCATCTCCGCCATATTAATCGGCGGCAGTGTTCATAATTTCTTTAATCTGCCCGGATTCATGGTTGTGTTCGGCGGGACAATAGCTGCAACCTTTTTGACTTTCCAGTTAAGGGACGTATTGTCTGCTTTCAAAGCCGCTTTTTTTGTGTTTTCAGAAAAGAAACGAGATCCGAATGATATGATATCAACCATGATTTCACTTTGTTATGTCACCAGGAGAGAAGGGATTGTCAAGTTGGGCGGCGTAAAGACACAATCAGTTTTTCTGAAAAAAGTGTGCAATCTGATTGCTGATGGTTCTGAGGAAGAGCTCTTCCGCAAGACAATGGCAATCGAAATGGAGGCGATGAAGGCGAGGCACTTCATGGTTCAGGACGTTTTCAAGAAAATGAGTCTTTATGCCCCTGCTTTTGGCATGCTGGGGACACTTATAGGCCTGATCCAGATGCTCAGCAGATTGCAGGAGCCGAGTTCCATCGGGCCGGCCATGGCCATAGCCCTTTTGACAACCTTTTATGGCTCGCTTCTCTCCACGTTGTTTTTTCTGCCCGTTGCGGGAAAATTAAAGTCCAGAACGCTCTTGGAGCTTATCAACATGGAGATCATTACGGAAGGAGGCATATCGATTCTGGAAGATAATAATCCGATGTTGGTATATGAGAAGCTCTCATCTTACGTAGCTGCCAGAATTCGCAGGCCCATGAAACGAACAACGCAAAAGAAAGATGGATAAAGCCAGTCAAACCCTTTCTGAAATAATGGAAGAGGAATCCACGGTAGGGTGGCTGGTCACCTATGCGGATTTGATGACTCTCCTTCTTTGCTTTTTTGTCCTTTTGTTTGCCATATCGACTATGAATCTTGAGAAATTCAAACAAGCCCTGTCTGCAATTCAAATAAGCCTCGGAGAAAAAGCCCCTCCAGTGGGTCTTCTGGAACTGGTTGTTGACTCTCCCCCTGCGGCTATCGGTCTTGCTAAACCGAGTTCACGGGCCGGCCCATCGGAGAAGAAGATTGTCCTGGAAGATTTGATTGGGCTGACGTCGAGGGATATTTACAGGGATGTGCAGCATTTTGTTCACAAAAGCAAACTGAGTGATCACATCGTTGTCTCCATGGATGGATCAAAGGTTATTATCCGCGTGACAGGCAAGGTCCTTTTTGAATCCGGCATCGCAATCCTCAACCTGGGAGCAACCCCGATACTGGACGATATTGTCGAAATATCAAAGCGTTATCCGGAATACAATGTCCGTATCGAAGGTCATTCCGATAATATTCCTATTTCAACGGCGCAGTTTCCTTCGAACTGGGAGCTATCTGCGGTTCGAGCAACAACAGTGCTTCGCTATCTCATTGACGGAGGTATAGACCCTAACAGACTGACGGGAACAGGATACGGATCATTGCTTCCACTGGTACCAAACAACACGGACAGCAACAGAGCACGCAACAGGAGGGTGGAGTTTGTTTTGGAAAAGAAGCCAGAATGATATGGGGATAATTTCTTCCGACTCAATTGATCGGCGATCCTCATACCGGGTCCGCCCGCTTTCCACAGAACCCATACGAATAGAGTTTAAGGGAAAGACGCTCTTTGTAAAGGATATCAGTGCCGGTGGGCTATCGTTTTGCAATGACAATTTTGCGGCAGGAGACTCCCAGTTAATTACTCTTGATTTGCCGGGGGAAAACGTAACCATAACTGCAAAGACGGAAGTCATCAGGATCGACCGGCAAGGCGTTTGCCATTGTCGTTTCGTAGGGTTAAGTGATGATTTAGTCAATGCAATCCATCAGTATGTGATGGCAGTTCAAGTAGAGGAAATGCGGGAAAAAAGACGAGATTCACGCCAGGTCTCTCAGTCTGGAGACATGACTATCTAGAGATATAGCCTCTTTTCCTTCTCGACTACGTCAATTATGTCATAAAGAATGTTGGGTATTTTCCGCTGAACCCGCTCCCATGAAACGGTTTGAGGGGTTTCGAAAAGCTGCTCTCTGTTCTTTTGAGCTGTGGCCGCAATGGCCTGCAGTAAACCTGTAGCCAGGAAAGGTTCGAATGCTTCGTGGCTTCCCACAAAAGTGCTGAATCGGTCCACGAGCCGATATGGCGAAATGAGCAGATCACCGGCATAAAGGATGGCGTCTTTGACCATCCCGTGAACCATTGCCTCTTCCAGGTTGGTTTCATAATGCAGACCCGAAAAGGCCGCGTTATCCGCGTACATTTTGATGAGGCTGTCTGCCACATCCAGATACGTTACGGTCAGATCTCGAATAAAATGATCTGAGATCTCCAACCCCTCTTCAATAACCAGGGCACTCAGAACTGTCGTCACAATATCAACTACCATCTTATGAAGACCTTTTTCCGGGTCTTTTTCCGACAGGAGCTGGTGTTTGTGATCAAAGGGTTCATGAGAGATTTCCACTTGAGCGATATTGGTAGCCTTTCGATAGACTTCAATGAGCGTAAAGATTTCCACGCCCCAATTCATGGCGAAATGCATTCGGTTAAGGAGACTGGTATCAAAGACAACTTCACCTGAAAGCTGATAGTTGAAATTCAGAAGGAAATCGACCAGGCGTAGAATTTTTGCCTCATTGGTATCCGTGAATTTTCGCTTCAAAGCGATGAGCAAAGGATCAAGCAGGAGTCTTTTGACCCGGCCGTACATTTGCCTACCCTTCAACCGAGCGTAGAACGCTTTGGAAAACTGATAATTCAGCACCTGAACCGGATAAAAGAGCCGGTCCAATTGCTCTCGTCGGAACGTACGGATGTCGGCATCAATGAGCCCGACACTCTGAGCTCCCAGGGCAATGGCTATGCCGAAGGAAAGGAACATGTTCCTACCCTTGCCTCGCACATCAAGGCCGAAGCCTGCCTCAGACAACTGGTCATAAATACCTGAAAAACCAAGGCCATCGTTGTACTGGATGAGGCAGTTTCTTAAGTCATAGCGATGAATGAGGCGAGCGAGTTCGTGCACATCTTCCGTCTCGGCTTGATCGAGACCAAAAATGATTCGAGAAAGGTACGAGGCAGAGCGGAGTTGTTTGAGGATGTTTTCAAAAACAGGGCGATTTGCCGTATCCCCATATTCGGATGCCAGCAGGGGGACAACAAGTACGGCTTTTTTCCACTTGCAATGATGGCGAAGTTGTGATTTTAAAGTAAGGTTGGACTTGCTGAGGAGATAGAAGGCCGTAACTTTGGTGTGCTTTTGAGCGAAATTCGACATTGGTCATCTCCCTTTTTGTTTCACATGGAAAACCTGGTCCTTTGGGCTAAGTCAGAGTGAGATGGCTCTGCCTCAGGGGGTTCCGTAGCCGGGCCCTCCTGGTCATGCATGGCCTGCAACATCGGCAAGCCGAGCCGGATCGATACCCAGGAGCCTGGCAGCCTGCTCCCACCGCTGCTCAACAGGGGTTTCAAAGAGAATAGCTTCATTGGCAGGACAGGTCAGCCAGGAATTGGCCATGATCTCAGATTCCAACTGGCCTGGCCCCCAACCCGCACACCCGATGGCAAGTATGAAAGATTTGGGTCCTTTCCCTTGAGCAAGCACTTCCACGAGATCTCTGGAATTACTCAAAGCAAGGGAAGGGGTAACCGGACGGCAGGCTTCCCAGCCAAAGGGAGGACCATGCAATATGAAAATCTGTTCCGTATGCACAGGTCCCCCCAGGTGAAGAGGAAGGGAACTTATTTCGGGCACGGATTTCAGGTTCAGTTCCTCGAATACGGCTTGCGTGATCAGTTCCGAATGGACACGGTTGATGACCAGACCCATGGCCCCCTCTGGAGTGTGCTCTCCCAGATAAGTCACGCTTTGGGAAAAATTCGGATCCAGCAGGCTGGGCATGGCAATCAGGAAGTGTCCTTTCAGGGATGTCTCGTATGCTTTTTCCTGACTCATTGTTCCTCCAGGATATTTCATTCCAGCGTGTTATCAATCAGGTTCTTGGAAGTCAGATCGTACCAGCTAGTTTAACATCTCTAATTCATGAACTGCCTGGTGTCAACACCGCAAATCCCCCTGTAAGGGAAACGTCAAAGTCGCAAGCAATAAAAGAAGTCATGATCACAAAAGGTATATTTCGTCATTAATGAGTAAAAATATCAACGAAGCGCAATGGCCTCTGTTTTAGATCCTGGAAAAGCCCTGGTGGTTCATCATGAATCTGCCAGCACCCAAGAGGCCGACGCTCGCGCCATGGCATCCTTCCGCAAAAAGCATCTCAAACATCTCTTTCTCAAAAGCAGGTAACCGAAAGATTTGAATTTTCCGGCCTTTTCTCCAACCTGCAGACCTTGAGAAACACAATGAAAAGGGTGTTCTTGAGTGCTTTCTGTGACATTCTGTGATGTTTGACAAAAAAGAAAAAGGCTTGCAACTTATTGATTTCCTTGCAAGCCATTGACTTTACATGGAGGTGGCAACCGGATTTGAACCGGTGTATAACGGTTTTGCAGACCGCAGTTTCTCAAGCGCAACTACTTGTTATATATAAACTATTCAACATCGCAATTTCCCGTGGTGTGAATTTTGGGGGGACTTGGACCGAGGCAACCACTCCGGGGACCACAGAAAGGATTTGCAGATGCCCTTATCCCCACCTTGCCAGTTTGCTGGCGGTGTGATAGCTGTTTCAGATAGAAACAACTCCCAGAATCAACATCATGGCAAATAAATCTATAATCGGCCAACGATCGGTTTGAGTTTCGATGTTGCTAGGTATCTTTAGACAGGCTTGACAGCCACTTCACCGGTGATATTTACGGGATAGACAAAATCTGAAGCTGGTGATCAACCGCCAGGGACACTCCAAAACAACGGCTCCTCCTAAGGGGTAGAGGCCACTCATGTTCCTAAAAAGACAGCCAATATCAGAATTACA
Proteins encoded in this region:
- a CDS encoding OmpA family protein, which encodes MDKASQTLSEIMEEESTVGWLVTYADLMTLLLCFFVLLFAISTMNLEKFKQALSAIQISLGEKAPPVGLLELVVDSPPAAIGLAKPSSRAGPSEKKIVLEDLIGLTSRDIYRDVQHFVHKSKLSDHIVVSMDGSKVIIRVTGKVLFESGIAILNLGATPILDDIVEISKRYPEYNVRIEGHSDNIPISTAQFPSNWELSAVRATTVLRYLIDGGIDPNRLTGTGYGSLLPLVPNNTDSNRARNRRVEFVLEKKPE
- a CDS encoding YqgE/AlgH family protein, coding for MSQEKAYETSLKGHFLIAMPSLLDPNFSQSVTYLGEHTPEGAMGLVINRVHSELITQAVFEELNLKSVPEISSLPLHLGGPVHTEQIFILHGPPFGWEACRPVTPSLALSNSRDLVEVLAQGKGPKSFILAIGCAGWGPGQLESEIMANSWLTCPANEAILFETPVEQRWEQAARLLGIDPARLADVAGHA
- a CDS encoding MotA/TolQ/ExbB proton channel family protein, which produces MDIASLIGVISGVMLVISAILIGGSVHNFFNLPGFMVVFGGTIAATFLTFQLRDVLSAFKAAFFVFSEKKRDPNDMISTMISLCYVTRREGIVKLGGVKTQSVFLKKVCNLIADGSEEELFRKTMAIEMEAMKARHFMVQDVFKKMSLYAPAFGMLGTLIGLIQMLSRLQEPSSIGPAMAIALLTTFYGSLLSTLFFLPVAGKLKSRTLLELINMEIITEGGISILEDNNPMLVYEKLSSYVAARIRRPMKRTTQKKDG
- a CDS encoding PilZ domain-containing protein — translated: MFWKRSQNDMGIISSDSIDRRSSYRVRPLSTEPIRIEFKGKTLFVKDISAGGLSFCNDNFAAGDSQLITLDLPGENVTITAKTEVIRIDRQGVCHCRFVGLSDDLVNAIHQYVMAVQVEEMREKRRDSRQVSQSGDMTI